Genomic DNA from Porites lutea chromosome 4, jaPorLute2.1, whole genome shotgun sequence:
TATTACCAATCAAGAACATTCAGTTCTAGAGGAAACTGAACAGTAAGCTATATTTAGAAATCTATTCCACTTACTATAGTACCCTGCTGGGGTGCATGCAACCTTGTtaccagggtcctctcctaccaGAGAACCCTGGAAATGAGGTTTTGGGGTGCATGCactgagcaaaaaaaaaaattaaaaaaatgaattactaTGCTTTTAACtgacaaaaaatatcatttatgTGAAAATAAATCAAACCCTTGTGAAGTTTATCACAAGGGCTTTAAtacaatttcattttcaaaagccTACTGACAGTCAACATGAAAAAGTCCTACTGAAATAATTCTAACGCACAATCCTGCAAAAAATATGTCACAATAATTGGAATCTTAAAGACCATCTTAACACCAGGGTTGTCGTAAGTAGCCGGCTGACGGCAAAAATTgctgcctacttggttagtattggccggctactctgcttggcatttctttacggatggcgtttttaaataaaatatacctggactggctgcttactttgacaactaagctgtctacttcaaaactttctgacaaccctgcttATCACTGTCTACTCAATCCAGGGTAGCCAGGTTTAGCCAGACTAGGTCCTACAGAattgattttgttttactttgcaaTGATCAGTGTTTCCTTCTGCTTTCAGTTGCTGGGTTTATCGTCATGAGTATAAATTTTAAGAGCTCTTTCTTTGTGTAAAAGTCTGCCAACTCTAGAACTAGAGCTGTTGGTCCTGAAATAAACAGTAAGAATAATATTAATTTCCTTCTGATTCTGGTTTTCAAAGTTTAGTGAACATCAGAATAAGCcctttttgtttcaaaagaGCTAATAAGTATCAGACCTTTTCCCAGTTATTTTTAAATCGATAATATTATACACTCAGTTGAAACTCCCAAATATTAGCCTGTGTGACAGATGCAAGCAATCCTCTGGTTATGTCTATCTATGAGCCACCCCTGAAATCCTTGTTTTGGACCCATCTTTGTACCAGGACTTGACAATGTGCCAtcattggcctgttaaaaaagccattgtccatttgccaatcaggttgaagggaaatccAAAACTCAGGTATGGTAATTCATTGAGTCTGTTGGGGCCCTAGAACAAGGATCTTGGCACCTCTTTGCAGATGTTACTAGTTGGGGTTTGAACACATTTGCAACACAAGCCACTGAAAACAGACACCCTCTAGAAACAGAATATGTGTTTCTAGCTGGAGCTGgcccaaggctgtgctctaagaaaaactgAAGGGAGGCCACTGctctgaaactgaaactgtgAAATTCAGGGCGCTTAGCGAAAAACTAAGATTTGTAAACTGTTTAAGCACCAAAAGTAAGGCACCAGGGATCACCAGGTGCTGCTAGAGCTCAGCCCTGTGGAGACTAACAGGAATGACCCTACTGTCATCAAGGGGCCACCAGGTGCCACTAGAGCACAGCCCCTGTGGAGACAAACAGGAATGACCCTACTGTCATCAGGGGCCACCAGGTGCTACTACAGCACAACCCCTGTGGAGACCAACAGGACTCTAGGATTTATTAACAGAAGGGCGGTAGCTTATGGGAGCTTGTGAAAATTCACACTAAAATATTGTaccaacaaaaaaacaacacagtGTAACCATCATTATTGTTGTTTACCTGTTTCTTTCATTGTCTTATTATACAATAATATTCATTCACAGGAGAATAAAAACCAAAAATAGTTTTCCTCTTAATATTAAATTTGTGTCTGCTCACAGAAATACAAAAATGTAGTGTCTATCGTTTGGGAGTTCAAACGGGTGTTTTTTTAAGGTTGACCGACAGCACTCTGCTTATGGGAACATCTGTTAGACAGCATTAATTGTATTTGCATTGTTGTTTTAAGTTTCCTTGAAGAATATGTTTGGGAAAATTGTTATTAATAACTTTTGCTGATGACTGGGCACTGCTGTAGCAACAAAGAAACTCCTgggctgagttgttcaaaggccgattagcgctaacccagggttaaattttaacccgggtttcttttttttttgttcaaaagcattttcccggataattttctctcttctttttacagtatccaatcatcaattgtaggcaaaaagaatacAACTGAATTTGCTTCTCAAGCTTTCATATATGAAATCAAATTTCGCACAAACCCTGGGTTaacttaaccctgctttgaacaacccggtcCTGGAGATGGTCACAAAAACTAAACATAGAATATTGCTGCCTTGCTGGGTAGATGATGCCATTTAACTTTTAGGGGCCCAGCCCTGGGATGAATCACAGAAAGAAACTTCACAAAGTTAACAAAAATCACAAGCTTTAGACTGACCAAACCACACTGTATTAAAACAGAAAGACTCACttggcattttcttttttcatgatttcctgtttcttttcttctgaTATTTCCATCAGATGTTCTGTTTTATCTCTGCAAAAATGAGAGGTAAATTCTAGATTCCTGTAACACATAGTAGATTATAATAGTCAATAACCATGTCTTTTTTCCACCTGTCTCATATGCACACGAAGAGGACAAAAATTACAGCAGAGCttataggaaatttaaaaaaatgcgaaAGTTGCCTCCCAACAACAGACTACCACAAAATACTGTGCCGGTGTTTTATTTATAACTTTCCATCATCGTTTTGCTCTTTTCTATCATTGTGGCAAATAATAAGGCTGGTACAGTTTCTGTTGGTGCTCTAATCTAGTTTCTACCAATGAGAACATGCAGGAcctataatgatgatgacaatgataataacAGCGTGAAGTTgggtaaatttttaaaatgtggGGGGATAAAAATGGTCTAATGAATGTGAAACCTCAAAATTGTAGGATCACCATTTTCATTTCCAGAGCCCCCTCTTAAATCTTTAGTAAAAGTGTTCAGGTTATTCACAGTGAGGTTGATTAACCACATTCTAAAAGGAATGCACAGAAacattaacttttgcactgtcTGCATGCCATCAGAATTCTGGAGCAAGTGGAAAGCTACTCTGATTTGTTTGTCTGTTGGGCAATGTTACAGAATGCTACAATGCAATAAATGCCCGCAAAAGTAATTTCAGGTCGAGTCTGTTATGTTGGTAATCTTTACACACCTGTAAAATACCACTGCTCCATCGTCATTGATAAATAAAGGACTAGACCCAAGAGATGTCAAGTCAGCTGTCCAACCAAAATCATTTCCATGAATTTCAAGGACTCAGGTGCATCACAAGGGAACTGTCCACGGCCCTGGAAACCAGAAATTAGTGAATATGTGCTATAACTGAATGACTGTGAATTACAACTGGATGCAGAAGAAATCAGAATTCAAACCTCCAGGTTTATTGCAACACTGACTTCCTTTCTGCAGTCAAACAGTGATAATTTTTAATATCAACAGTAATATGGGGACCTGGACCCAAGTTTGTAtcatttaataaaaattaacacaAATTTTGACTGCATTATAATTCAACACATCATATATAATATAGCTTCAACCCTGGTCAATTTTCTTGGGACACTAATGCAATAGCTCGTCAAATTGAGGCATCTTCCCTTCCCCCTTCTCCCTCCGTGCAGTGTTGACGTTATGTATTCCAGTTTTAATTCAACACAATAAACACCgcttgggggagagggggacaGCAGAAATAGCCCCTTATAACAACATCCCCAAGCTTTTTTAAGAGGTAGAATATGAGTTAATTTAACAAAGTGTGTCTCTGTGCCTAATTTCCTCAAGTTTCCCAAgacgttttgaccagggttgtagatggtgaattttaagctATGTAAATGAATGTGCAAGATGTGGTAATCAGCACAACACGAACatggaacaaagaaaaagtttttgCTAGTTCATACCTTGCAAAGCTCTAAATTTTCCTCTGGAATGCCACTAAGTGTACTCATCTGACAAAAGTAACGATGTCATTAgtcataaaacaaaagaaagtgttatTAATAAATCATGAATCCAATAAAGTGTATTGTTACCGCTTCCTTTAAATGTTCAACCAAGCTCTCCTTTAGAACAACTTCTTTTGGAGGGTCAATTGTTAATGTCGAAGGATGCCAATGTCTAACATACAATGACAGTTGATCTGCTGAGGTCATTCTTTCAGGACCTGATCGTTAGAATGTAGTAACTGGCAGTTAATATGCACATCATAGCCCAGGTCTCACTACTGTGTGCTAGCGAGGAAAGCTGAAACATAAATTGTAAGCAAAAGGGAAGCTgcatctatctatctgtctatctattTCGGGTGCACCCGCACTGATTTTATAAATCTGTCCCACTCCGTCTGTTGGCCATGACAGATGCAAGATCCTGCCTCGAAAGACTGGTGTCACTCTCTAGGTTGGTCAATAAACATTGTTGGTTGTTAATGGGTGCCCACTCTGAGTGTCTGCCATGTTTTGGTTCCCAAAGAAGTAGTTGGGAAACAGTCTCATTCTTGCTTCTCCAACAGTGGCCACTAAACTGCAGCTGACGTACCTGGAGACTTGCTGAAATTGGAGGCAGGATTCTTATGCAGAAGCTGCATAAGAATGTGAACATCTTTTGTTCTCCTTAGTTGTCTTAATATGCTTATGTCATTATTCCAAGTAAGGAATGGAGATGTTAAAAAAAGCATCACCACAAGCACATTAAGTAACAAAGAAATATAGTCATCAAGAAACTGCTCTTTCCCCTTGACAAATTAGATTTATTCCTTGGTGCCAACATTACTCTACCCTAGGGGAATTATATGATTCTGAATCTGCTGCCttataattatcaagcttatatTGTAAATACAAACATTCTTGTGCTAATACCAGCATGaattaagaaaatgaagtaCACTACAAGTGTTTACAGTGATCTGATAACGTGATGAAGAGATTGACAGACCTTCTAGTATTTCCAGAAACACTTCAAAGCTTGCATATACTTGGATGTTTTCTTCAAATACTTGGCTGTCAACATAGACTCTTCcaggatttttccagttttttcttCTCATTCTGAGACTAAAATTCATAAATCATAAAGACTTACATTAAACGAGACTTTCTTAGGAAAGAAATtcttaaaagtgaaaatgaaaattaacaaaacatttgttaaattcTTTAGCAATCTATTGaagttacagtggaacctcaatatcaAAAAGGCCCAatggactggcaaaatttgtttgctataAAGAGGTgttgttatattgaggttctttttcaCATACTGTGCTATTTCTGGGGCAAAGAATGCATTTGTTACACCAAGGACTTTGTTAAATGGatagaggtttgttatatcaaggtttCACCGTACTGTAGTTGGAAAATATTCAGGTGTTATTTAATACTgcataagaagaaaaaagaggacAAGAACTGACAAACGTCTAGCCATGCCGAGAAATTGAGATAAATTTGATGGTATCATTTGCAGTTGGTTTGATGGCCATTATATATCTTGAACAGGTATGTTTTCCCACTAATCCACATTCAAACAAACTAATAACTAATAAAACATACTTTTCAACTGGTACATCAAGGCCACATCTTTTACAGATCTCCGGTAGCAAAAGTCctttgcaggtttttactgacATCCCGTCACTTGCTATCCAGTCACAAAAGTATTTGAAAGGCTGAAAGACGAAACATGTATGTCCTTTATAAAATaagtattattaataataatattatgacaATCACCTGATTTTCCTGGTAGACATGTCATTCTCTATAGATCACTGACCAATTTAACCCTTTACAAAATACAGTATACAGATCCGATAGTGGCATCAATTCATAATCATGAACATAATTCtttgaataaataattttgCACAAAGTTGGAATGTTCACGGttaatttaatttgctttgttcAACATAAGAGCTCACTTTGCTTTATAGTTACAAAAAGTCAGTTTCCTAAGTTTTCCCCAAATTACATCAAAATTTTCTCTATAGAAAAATAAGTGGTCTTGAGTGATTATAATGGTAGCCATCACACATtgaatttttcaaatgttttagAGAGGGTCAGTAAATTACCGCAGGCCAGGCCATGACCTCCTCCACTCCACcataaagattttgttttgaatagaGTTGAAACAGCAAACAGTCTGCTCAGAAATCAATGGAATACTAATTATGCTACTCTTTCCTGAGCAATTACTGTCTGCCTTTTAAGAAAGTTTATTCAGGGTTGTTCAGCAACTTAAGTTCACTGTATGTTCCTTCAAACACTACTCTCATAGTTTCTAAGGGAAGGCTAAATTTCTAAGGAAAAAGAAGtgcatttttcattattttaagttttatcTTCCACTCTGACCTTTTTGCTGAAGATCAACACTAACAATGGCTCTGTTACATccctaaaaaatacaacaatgtGTGACAATGATGCAACGATGGCATCATTTTTAGTTACAATAAacagaatccttcagtttgttgttttcttgcacAAATTAGAGCTATTGCTGTTTAAACCTCAGCAGGATTGACAAATTTCagtaagaaagcaaaaacaaaatgaattctggtagttgtagtcaaatgtcaTCATCATGAAAAAGGCCTGTTCCCTATTACCTCATGAATGAGACTGTAGAGGTCTTTCACAGTCCAGCTTAGCAGTGGTCGTACATTAGTGGGTGgagcaactttttcttttttaagatcAACAACATGAACTTTGACAGTTATTCCTATAGAGATAAGAGACAATACTGATGTTGACATACAATGTTCATCCTTTGCAGTCAAAGTAACTGGAAGGTCATAGGTTCCACTCTGGTTGGGAGTActcaaaattaattatttacttcCACGTGTCGCCTATATCACTGAATGAAAACATCTTTTGTTGCAGTTAGAGCAACCAGTTGTGGGATCAGCAGTTACAAGTACTAGGTAATATTCTATTATGGTTTTCTTACTGCTGACCTACATTGTCAAGAACGTTTCAGGATTTTCGGTTTTTCTGTGAAGTCAATCAAACTGTTACCGTAGCATCCACCATGTTTGTCTAATAATATAGGCAGGAATAATGAGCagcatgttttgttttcacccTCCCATATCTGTGTTTCTTCTGGATTTGGAAGCTCTACAGGAACAATCTAAACTTGCCATGTTTCAGtataaagaagataaaaaaaatttagagcTAACAAGGtaatttaatattattactctgcttttcaaaaacatgtaactgaactctgaagttcaaaagcaatGAACctagaaacacacaaaatggatccaaatccaccaatcacaaatcacaaaccatgaccttttgtttcctaagaggtccactAAGATGTGAAGGCGAGAAAGCGCCGATTTTTCAGAGTTTCATGGATGTCCCAGAAACACCCAAAGACACTTTTGACATTGCAGGTCGCGTGATGTCTGAAACAGCTGTAATTGTCAACTACCggtataaataaaatattacctTTTTAAAAGAGCATAATTTGATATAACTTAATTtagatagtcgtataaacataacaactttctttaattttccagacatgtttcgacggtacatctgTCAttttcagtgttacatatttttgAAATCGCTGTTGAATTTAAAGTGCgtgcgatcttacaaagtttgttacattgcgttgtcagTCAATATTGGgtactaaaacaaaattaaatgagtgacgcttagttctttacagggagagagtcaggttaatgtgtttcccctgctggttgagatcgggcttctcccattttataaacatggattccttaagcttcactcggtacttagtggctgcagagtccaggatctcgaagcaatccggtgtgcaggatgctctacaaaactctgaactctgcagatgtttaaaaacgttcgaagacctgTCTGAAAGTATAAGTGCTCGCGGACTCGTGTGGAGAAGTGTCAgctggtttcaccaacataacaagcattacaacttACACGCGAAAATTTATAGACCAGACGCGTGCGTAGCCCCTCAGGGACAgcatctttcacattaaaaagattcctGACTTTGAAAGTAGTAAAGACTAACCTTAAACCAATAGGTTTACATAACCGGTTAGCAAGTTTGCGAATACTCCTCCGTGCCGTGACTGAGAAATGCCCAACGTAAGGGATTTTAAAGAAGAACTTAGGTGTTTCCTGGGGCTCGACTCCTGAATAGGGCTGTGTTTTCCCTCCCTTGACTGCTGTCTGGAtatatttagaaatatatttgttgATAAGGTTCTCAGGGAAGAGATTCCTCCGCAGAATGACAGACAATTTTTGAAGGTCAGTATGGAACCCCATCCAAGTGTTGTTTATCTTAAAAACCTGTGACATGGAATTTTCCTAGCCACggttttctcttttcattttttataagTGTGATGTCGCCACCGGCATTACTACTCTCTCTTTAACCTGTCGGACCAGCTCCACTTTTTGCAGATTTTCTCTTTTGTAGTTCGATCGTTTCACCTTACCCAGGCGAAAATGGTGTACGAtgcaagagaaacaaaaataatggcTATGTCCTATGTCCTCGTCTGATGCTTGCTTtgttaggaatggacaattagAACAAATGATAAAGAgtgatgaaaaaaagaaacattttatacAGGCCAAAACcctggaaaaaaattcatgcaaaccggaatgaaaacaaaaatctcaagaaaaaagttttctcttttattggaaaattaaaagtaaaacatCCATTACtaagataaagaaaacggtTCAAGAAAGCGATGTGTCCAACTCACCCAACTGGGAAAGAGGGGACTTAACAATGGAAAGAGGAAACTTATAGTGGACTGCCATGTGAAAAGGGGGAGTTGCTTGTTGAACATCTAAAGGAGACCAGCCTCAGTATGGCTTTTTTTGACCTCGTAAAAGATACCATTCtctaacattttcttttttccgagCCTCCGGAAGCGCAAAACATTATCGTTCAGTCCTGAACACCTTGAGTGATGTCACAAACTACAAGTTTACTCTGCTACGAGGAGATAACCATCCCCTCAACCCTAGTCATTTCAAATCCTTTTCCCTTTGTGTGTTAAACGTGCTTCTTCTTTGTACATGTTAAGAAGCTATTTTTtgtgttgtgaatgttgcaagctatgataattacatgctaattaattcctatttaactttttgcttttttctatgacagcGTTATTGGAATTAGATGTATCCAACAAGCCACCATTCAAAATGTTGGGAAGTATAATATAGCAACTAAATTGAATGCAAAGTTTCAgcaataagaaagaaaagagaaaactaGGAGTAAATTGGAGTATAATTTATTCCCGGCTGCAAGCTAAATAATGtttcatgaataaaatgaaCAAGGATTAACATAATAAGCTTGCTCTCTTTTTCACTTTGGCGGTAGCTTTGaatcattattaaaggtaacaatagaaagccacaatactgaaggttgcagcaattAAGCAGCAAGTGAGTGTAGAAGAGTATTAATCACCAAAAAACGTGGTTTgcagcattaattttttctagtgtacgtgcttagcgaccatgaTTCAATAACCTTGAGAAGGTGTGTCCtgggatggcggggttgtaagattgcatgtaaaggagggttattttttttaccccacctaagcaggttacctcacctacctggggtccctcaccttcatgtaaacaggccctaagacaAGAGGtcgactttctttgtttcttgcactttgtcttgttctttgtagtcggtcttttagcttttgctttTAAAGAGGCTTCATTTCTCTGTGATCTTGACAGTTTGCAGTACACCATTTCTTGTGTCTGTAATGGATTGCGATAGAGATTTTTTCTGCAATTATCCGCTTCACTTTCGTAAATGACGACTTTAACTTTAGGTTGCAGTTTCGGCTCTTGTAAATACTGTCTTCGCTGTATGTGCTCTAACCGATGAGCACCCGCGAGATGGTTAGCTAATGTGACAAGGTACTTCGCCCCACACAATGAAATAGGACAGTTTCTGCAAACTCTCATGTAAACCATGTTGACAGTTCGATGGCTGAACACAAATGACATCTTTCGCAAATGACAAATGACGTCTTTCGCAAATAGTCAGGTTATATAGAGTGTCAGAAAGGCCAAACACAGGCCAGAAAGGCCATAACCAGACCTGAAAGGCCAAAACCAGGCCAAAAGGGACAAAGGAGACAAACGGGCCATTTCTAGTCATGTgtctttatttttctcaaacacACGCGTGGGTGTCGCATGTCCCTAGTCACGCAACAgctcttgatttttttttaaagtctaCTTTGTAATCACAAATAACAGTGCCTAATTAAAA
This window encodes:
- the LOC140933588 gene encoding ubiquitin carboxyl-terminal hydrolase 47-like — translated: MSVKTCKGLLLPEICKRCGLDVPVENLRMRRKNWKNPGRVYVDSQVFEENIQVYASFEVFLEILEGPERMTSADQLSLYVRHWHPSTLTIDPPKEVVLKESLVEHLKEAMSTLSGIPEENLELCKGRGQFPCDAPESLKFMEMILVGQLT